In Glandiceps talaboti chromosome 6, keGlaTala1.1, whole genome shotgun sequence, one DNA window encodes the following:
- the LOC144436972 gene encoding zinc finger protein AEBP2-like encodes MTTTPPPYKNPASIPCKWDKCDTFVTCSSDLAEHITSAHVNVQSGETYICLWEGCKVYNTPSKSHTWLTKHVLYHNGGKPFKCVISGCNATFGSCNGLARHVPTHFNESNGQKTTRSKEDSPGKIIKKKRIKYKRRLSLVKTDDYFDSRIVDVLKHKLVQLNKKTKLDTEGGGHSIIFRSSVSLVHHHVQSLVILI; translated from the exons ATGACAACCACACCACCTCCTTACAAGAATCCAGCCTCTATACCATGTAAATGGGATAAATGTGATACCTTCGTTACCTGCAGCAGTGACTTAGCAGAACACATCACCTCAGCTCACGTCAATGTCCAGTCTGGAGAAACATATATATGTCTATGGGAAGGGTGTAAAGTGTACAATACGCCATCTAAAAGTCATACTTGGCTGACTAAACATGTGTTGTACCACAACGGTGGCAAACCTTTCAAATGTGTTATCAGTGGATGTAATGCAACTTTTGGTTCCTGTAATGGCCTTGCTAGGCATGTACCAACTCACTTTAATGAAAGCAATGGACAGAAAACTACCAGGAGTAAAGAAGACAGTCCTGGTAAAATTATTAAGAAAAAGAGAATCAAATATAAGCGAAGATTATCATTAG TGAAAACAGATGATTATTTTGATTCAAGGATTGTAGATGTATTGAAACATAAACTAGTCCAGCTGAACAAGAAGACTAAACTTGACACAGAAGGTGGAGGTCACAGCATCATATTCCGCAGCTCTGTAAGTCTTGTACATCATCACGTACAGTCATTGGTGATACTCATATAA